A genomic region of Dickeya solani IPO 2222 contains the following coding sequences:
- a CDS encoding PDR/VanB family oxidoreductase, which produces MKTSSGINASGEVKNLTVIVDALSRQGEGNVALRLVAPDEQPLPAFEAGAHIDVHLPGGTVRPYSLAGDPADRSHYLLCVRHDAASRGGSRYVHTALRVGQTLAISPPRNAFALVPACGYLLLAGGIGITPLLAMAHALEQAGQPFELHYFVRHRRELAFREQLGRGFRHGRCQIWCADEGHSPRRRLPGSLYDGAEGRRLYLCGPAGFMTHVTNEALAHQWSASAIHTEAFCAPAQAQPDDADGQAFTVELASCGRTFTVPPEKTIASVLLEHDVAVPLSCEMGICGACLTPVRDGMPDHRDSVQSEAEKSAPQQQIALCCSRSRSAHLVIEL; this is translated from the coding sequence ATGAAAACGTCGAGCGGGATCAACGCGTCGGGCGAGGTAAAAAACCTGACCGTGATTGTCGACGCCCTGTCCCGTCAGGGCGAGGGCAACGTGGCGCTGCGGCTGGTCGCGCCCGATGAACAGCCATTGCCCGCCTTCGAGGCGGGCGCGCATATCGATGTGCATCTGCCGGGCGGCACGGTGCGCCCCTATTCGCTGGCGGGCGACCCGGCGGATCGCAGTCACTACCTGTTGTGCGTGCGGCACGATGCGGCGTCGCGCGGCGGGTCCCGTTATGTACACACTGCGTTGCGGGTGGGACAGACGCTGGCGATCTCCCCGCCGCGCAACGCATTTGCGCTGGTGCCGGCCTGCGGCTATCTGCTGCTGGCGGGCGGGATCGGCATTACGCCGTTGCTGGCGATGGCGCATGCGCTGGAGCAGGCCGGTCAGCCGTTCGAACTGCACTATTTTGTTCGTCACCGGCGCGAACTGGCGTTTCGTGAGCAGCTTGGTCGGGGGTTCCGCCACGGCCGTTGTCAGATCTGGTGCGCCGACGAAGGGCACAGCCCGCGCCGCCGTCTGCCCGGCAGCCTGTACGACGGCGCTGAGGGCCGACGCCTGTATCTGTGCGGGCCGGCCGGGTTTATGACCCATGTAACGAACGAGGCGCTGGCTCACCAATGGTCAGCGTCCGCCATTCACACCGAAGCGTTTTGCGCTCCGGCGCAGGCTCAGCCTGATGACGCCGACGGGCAGGCGTTTACCGTCGAACTGGCGTCCTGCGGCCGTACTTTCACCGTGCCGCCGGAGAAAACCATTGCCAGCGTCCTGCTGGAGCATGATGTGGCGGTGCCGCTGTCGTGCGAGATGGGCATCTGCGGCGCTTGCCTGACGCCGGTGCGCGACGGCATGCCGGATCACCGCGACAGCGTGCAGTCGGAGGCGGAAAAAAGCGCGCCGCAACAACAGATTGCGCTGTGCTGTTCCCGCAGCCGATCGGCACATCTGGTGATTGAATTGTAG
- the cadR gene encoding Cd(II)/Pb(II)-responsive transcriptional regulator — MKIGDLAKATNTTPETIRFYEKKGLLPEPERTEGNYRHYYQFHVDRLRFIRNCRSLDMNHDEIRALIALSEQPAASCEGVNLLLNEHLGHVEARIAELQQLKAQLMHISQRCQVTQTVDGCGILHGLSALELEESGSGHTHLG, encoded by the coding sequence ATGAAAATCGGCGATCTGGCGAAAGCGACCAACACCACACCGGAAACCATTCGTTTTTATGAGAAGAAAGGGCTATTGCCCGAACCGGAACGAACCGAAGGGAACTACCGTCACTATTATCAGTTTCATGTTGATCGGCTGCGGTTTATCCGCAACTGCCGCTCGCTGGACATGAACCATGATGAGATCCGCGCCCTGATTGCGCTAAGCGAGCAACCGGCCGCCAGCTGCGAGGGGGTGAACCTGTTGCTGAATGAACATCTGGGACACGTGGAGGCGCGCATCGCCGAGTTGCAGCAACTGAAAGCGCAACTGATGCACATCAGCCAACGCTGCCAGGTCACGCAGACGGTGGACGGTTGCGGCATCCTGCACGGTTTGTCGGCGTTGGAACTGGAGGAAAGCGGCAGCGGTCATACGCATTTGGGGTGA
- the hpxO gene encoding FAD-dependent urate hydroxylase HpxO, with amino-acid sequence MKALVMGAGIGGLCAAAALKKAGIDCEVFEAVTEIKPVGAAISVWPNGVKCMRALGMGDILDRGGGPMHDMAYQDGRRGDTLTRFSLQPLVDQVGERPCPVARAELQGQMLDHWGRDRVQFGKRVCQVEEQDGTVRATFTDGTVAQGDLLIAADGAHSAVRPYVLGHTPARRYAGYVNWNGLVAIDESIAPACQWTTFVGEGKRVSLMPVANGRFYFFFDVPLPAGLAEDRHSAREDLQRYFDGWCAPVQRLIAQLAPDAINRIEIHDMDPVERLVRGRVALLGDAGHSTTPDIGQGGCAAMEDAVVLGQALAGHHPIEAALQQYQQQRLERVRDLVLKARKRCDITHGAVWEQTQAWYQELRQETGDRIIAGLRDTILGGPL; translated from the coding sequence ATGAAAGCGCTGGTGATGGGAGCCGGAATCGGCGGGTTGTGCGCGGCGGCGGCGCTGAAAAAAGCAGGCATCGATTGCGAGGTGTTCGAAGCGGTCACTGAAATTAAACCGGTGGGGGCGGCGATTTCGGTGTGGCCGAACGGCGTGAAGTGCATGCGGGCGCTCGGCATGGGCGACATTCTGGACCGCGGCGGCGGCCCTATGCACGACATGGCCTATCAGGACGGGCGACGGGGCGACACGCTGACCCGCTTTAGTTTACAGCCGCTGGTCGATCAGGTGGGGGAACGCCCCTGTCCGGTGGCGCGTGCCGAATTACAGGGGCAAATGTTGGATCACTGGGGGCGCGACCGGGTTCAGTTCGGCAAGCGCGTTTGTCAGGTGGAAGAACAGGACGGCACGGTCCGCGCGACCTTTACCGATGGCACGGTGGCGCAGGGCGACCTGTTGATTGCCGCCGACGGCGCTCATTCGGCGGTGCGGCCGTATGTGCTGGGGCATACGCCCGCGCGGCGTTACGCCGGCTACGTCAACTGGAACGGACTGGTGGCGATCGACGAAAGCATCGCGCCGGCCTGCCAGTGGACTACTTTTGTCGGCGAAGGTAAACGGGTGTCGCTGATGCCGGTGGCGAACGGGCGGTTCTATTTCTTCTTTGATGTGCCGTTGCCCGCCGGGCTGGCGGAAGATCGCCACAGCGCCCGTGAGGATCTGCAGCGCTATTTCGACGGCTGGTGTGCGCCGGTACAACGGCTGATCGCACAGCTTGCACCCGACGCCATCAACCGGATTGAGATCCACGACATGGACCCGGTTGAACGACTGGTACGCGGCCGGGTGGCGTTGCTGGGTGACGCCGGGCACAGCACCACGCCGGATATCGGGCAGGGCGGTTGCGCGGCGATGGAAGATGCGGTGGTGCTGGGGCAGGCATTGGCGGGGCATCATCCGATAGAGGCGGCGCTGCAGCAGTACCAACAGCAACGCCTCGAACGCGTACGCGATCTGGTGCTCAAAGCGCGCAAACGTTGCGACATTACCCACGGCGCCGTGTGGGAACAGACGCAGGCGTGGTACCAGGAACTGCGTCAGGAAACCGGCGATCGCATTATCGCCGGGTTACGCGACACTATATTGGGTGGCCCGCTTTAG
- a CDS encoding aromatic ring-hydroxylating oxygenase subunit alpha, whose protein sequence is MTYPLTPPAHSSFEVDDWIRLARCWHPVAVASDVGPAPTQVTLLDEQLVVYRIGDEIVAARDICPHRGVPLSMGSPDGEGIVCPYHGLRFGAGGRCNRVPASPDQPIPAKLHLNTFAAREQYGLVWVCLAPPDGMVPELPTMPHWHDAGFQQIVCPSFDIAGFAGRQIEGFLDVAHFAWVHTDTFADPDNQQVPDYQPVETPYGFSVDYVSSVSNFARGSERQAPEGFVWLRHFEMFLPFTATLTIHFPDDGRLVIMNAASPVSARQTRLFVPIARNFDLHIPVEDVHAFNLRVFEEDRAMVESQRPEHLPLDLTLEAHIPADRSSIAYRRGLKKQGYGEFFLA, encoded by the coding sequence ATGACATATCCCCTGACCCCCCCTGCGCACAGTTCCTTCGAGGTGGATGACTGGATCCGTCTGGCGCGCTGCTGGCACCCGGTGGCGGTGGCGAGCGACGTCGGCCCGGCGCCGACGCAGGTTACGCTGCTGGATGAGCAACTGGTGGTGTACCGAATCGGTGACGAGATCGTGGCGGCGCGTGACATTTGCCCGCACCGCGGCGTGCCGCTCAGTATGGGATCGCCTGACGGCGAGGGCATTGTTTGCCCCTACCACGGCCTGCGCTTCGGCGCCGGCGGGCGCTGCAATCGCGTGCCGGCCAGCCCGGATCAGCCGATTCCCGCCAAACTGCACCTGAATACCTTCGCGGCGCGCGAGCAGTATGGGCTGGTGTGGGTGTGTCTGGCGCCGCCGGACGGCATGGTGCCGGAACTGCCGACGATGCCGCACTGGCATGACGCCGGTTTCCAGCAGATTGTCTGCCCGTCGTTTGATATCGCCGGATTTGCCGGTCGCCAGATTGAAGGCTTTCTTGATGTAGCCCACTTTGCCTGGGTGCATACCGACACCTTCGCCGACCCGGATAATCAACAGGTTCCCGATTATCAACCGGTGGAAACGCCGTATGGTTTCAGCGTGGATTACGTCAGTTCGGTGTCCAATTTTGCCCGCGGTTCCGAGAGGCAGGCGCCGGAAGGGTTCGTCTGGCTGCGCCATTTCGAGATGTTCCTGCCGTTTACCGCCACACTCACCATCCATTTCCCCGATGACGGCCGGTTGGTGATCATGAATGCCGCGTCGCCGGTATCGGCGCGGCAAACCCGCCTGTTTGTGCCGATCGCCCGCAATTTCGATCTGCACATTCCGGTGGAGGACGTGCACGCCTTCAACCTGCGGGTGTTCGAGGAGGATCGGGCGATGGTGGAAAGCCAGCGACCGGAGCATCTGCCGCTGGACCTGACGCTGGAAGCGCACATTCCGGCGGATCGCAGTTCGATCGCCTACCGTCGCGGCCTGAAAAAACAGGGCTACGGCGAGTTCTTTCTGGCGTGA
- a CDS encoding heavy metal translocating P-type ATPase yields MSEKHLPTSRRQFQPVALEKPGKALFRPHQQGHAGLGQTAPNAALAQQSGQSCANHCCDNSAPPQPTSALTGAERTGDQQRTPIRIMQMDCPTEETMLRKKLDTLPEVSALEFNLMQRVMTVTHRYDALDKVLAAIRSLGFEPEARTENDRTPLPPEPKKSWWPLGLAVVAAAAAEAVEWTGLPEWWAAVLAILAVAASGLTTYRKGWIALRTGNLNINALMSIAVTGALILQQWPEAAMVMVLFTLAEHIEARSLDRARNAIAGLMNLAPDTATVQQPDGDWREVEAKTVTSGSIVRVRPGERIALDGEITSGHSAVNQAPITGESLPVDKRVGDSVFAGTINESGSFEYRVTAAAANTTLARIIHAVEQAQGTKAPTQRFVDRFARIYTPLVFLGALLVAVLPPLFADGDWLDWTYKALVLLVIACPCALVISTPVTIVSGLAAAARRGILIKGGVFLEKGHALSWLALDKTGTLTHGKPVQTGFEPVADVDDARCRQLAASLASRSDHPVSQAVARAAQQAGTPLIDVDDFSAVAGQGVIGTLQGQRYFLGNQRLARLWLGDATTDISERLTALEQAGNTAIILGDERQILALMTVADTVKPSSQEAINALHQAGIKTLMLTGDNQHVAQAIARDVGIDEARGNLLPEDKLSQIERLSSQGVIGMVGDGINDTPALARADIGFAMGAMGTDSAIETADVALMNDDLRKIPEFVRISKATRAILIQNIVLALGIKALFLTLTLLGMGTMWMAVFADVGASLLVVGNGLRLLRQAPVAGTAAHA; encoded by the coding sequence ATGTCAGAGAAACATTTACCCACTTCTCGCCGTCAGTTCCAGCCCGTTGCGCTGGAAAAACCGGGCAAGGCCCTGTTCCGGCCACACCAGCAGGGGCACGCCGGGCTGGGCCAGACGGCGCCCAATGCCGCGCTCGCTCAGCAAAGCGGGCAATCGTGCGCCAATCATTGCTGCGACAATTCGGCGCCGCCCCAGCCGACCTCCGCGCTGACGGGTGCAGAGCGCACCGGCGACCAGCAACGCACGCCGATCCGCATCATGCAGATGGACTGCCCGACCGAAGAAACGATGCTGCGCAAAAAACTCGACACCCTGCCGGAAGTGAGCGCGCTGGAGTTCAACCTGATGCAACGGGTGATGACCGTCACCCACCGCTACGACGCGCTGGACAAGGTGCTGGCCGCGATCCGCTCGTTAGGTTTTGAGCCCGAAGCCCGCACCGAAAACGACCGTACGCCCCTGCCGCCGGAGCCGAAAAAATCCTGGTGGCCGCTGGGGCTGGCGGTGGTGGCCGCCGCCGCCGCGGAAGCCGTGGAATGGACCGGTCTGCCCGAGTGGTGGGCCGCGGTGCTGGCGATTCTCGCCGTGGCGGCCAGCGGGCTGACCACCTACCGCAAAGGCTGGATTGCCCTTCGTACCGGCAACCTGAACATCAACGCGCTGATGAGCATCGCGGTAACCGGCGCGCTTATCCTGCAACAATGGCCGGAAGCGGCGATGGTGATGGTGCTGTTTACCCTCGCCGAGCACATTGAGGCGCGCTCGCTGGATCGCGCCCGCAACGCCATCGCCGGGCTGATGAATCTGGCGCCGGACACCGCCACCGTACAGCAGCCGGATGGCGACTGGCGCGAAGTGGAAGCCAAAACCGTTACGTCGGGCAGCATCGTGCGGGTGCGCCCCGGCGAACGTATCGCGCTGGATGGCGAAATCACCAGCGGCCACTCCGCCGTCAATCAGGCGCCGATTACCGGGGAAAGCCTGCCGGTGGATAAACGTGTCGGCGACAGCGTGTTTGCCGGCACCATCAATGAAAGCGGCTCGTTTGAATATCGGGTGACGGCAGCGGCGGCCAACACCACGCTGGCGCGCATCATTCACGCGGTGGAACAGGCGCAGGGAACCAAAGCGCCGACGCAGCGGTTTGTCGACCGGTTTGCCCGTATCTACACCCCGCTGGTGTTTCTGGGGGCGCTGCTGGTGGCGGTGCTGCCGCCGCTGTTCGCCGATGGCGACTGGCTGGACTGGACCTACAAAGCGTTGGTGCTGTTGGTGATCGCCTGTCCGTGCGCGCTGGTGATTTCCACCCCGGTGACCATCGTCAGCGGGCTGGCGGCGGCGGCGCGGCGCGGCATTCTGATCAAAGGCGGGGTGTTTCTGGAAAAAGGCCACGCCCTCTCCTGGCTGGCGCTGGACAAGACTGGCACCCTGACCCACGGCAAACCGGTACAGACCGGCTTTGAACCGGTCGCCGACGTTGACGACGCCCGCTGCCGACAACTGGCCGCCAGCCTGGCCAGCCGTTCCGACCACCCGGTATCGCAGGCGGTGGCGAGAGCGGCGCAACAAGCCGGCACGCCGTTGATCGACGTCGACGATTTCAGCGCCGTCGCCGGACAGGGCGTCATCGGCACCTTACAGGGACAGCGCTATTTCCTCGGCAACCAGCGGCTGGCCAGACTGTGGCTGGGCGACGCGACCACCGACATTAGCGAGCGGCTGACCGCACTGGAGCAGGCGGGCAACACCGCGATCATTCTGGGCGACGAGCGGCAGATTCTGGCGCTGATGACGGTGGCCGACACGGTGAAACCTTCCAGTCAGGAAGCGATCAACGCGCTGCATCAGGCCGGCATTAAAACCCTGATGCTCACCGGCGACAACCAGCACGTGGCGCAGGCTATCGCCCGCGATGTGGGAATTGATGAAGCGCGCGGCAACCTGTTGCCGGAAGACAAGCTGTCGCAGATTGAACGGCTGTCATCGCAGGGCGTGATCGGCATGGTGGGCGACGGCATCAACGACACCCCGGCGCTGGCGCGCGCGGATATCGGTTTCGCCATGGGAGCGATGGGCACCGACAGCGCGATTGAAACCGCCGATGTGGCGCTGATGAACGACGACTTGCGCAAGATCCCGGAATTTGTGCGCATTTCCAAAGCCACCCGCGCCATCCTGATCCAGAACATCGTGCTGGCGCTCGGCATCAAGGCGCTGTTCCTGACGCTCACCTTGCTGGGTATGGGCACCATGTGGATGGCGGTGTTCGCCGATGTCGGCGCCAGCCTGCTGGTAGTGGGCAATGGCCTGCGGCTGCTGCGTCAGGCGCCAGTCGCCGGCACCGCGGCGCACGCCTGA
- a CDS encoding LacI family DNA-binding transcriptional regulator, which yields MSTKKTTRHAAAARAPTLDDVARTAGLSSMTVSRALNTPTLVRAKTIEKVQEAVRATGYIPNALAGGLASRRSKLIAVVVPQINNNMFVDTIQAISDELARRGYHMLLCVAGYTQQAEEELVATLLSRRPDGVVLTGIHHSPALKKIILNAAVPVVEIWDLTPTPLDMLVGFSHEKVGLAIAEYIRRKGYQRPGLIWTADPRAARRKTGLCEALSGYGVPQPACIDAPLPATLAFGRQGVSQLLEQNQPDVVVCSSDTLAQGAIMEAESRGLRVPQDLAVMGFGDLDFAASNRPALTTVGIDRREMGRRAATLLADSIAGDAHNDAIVDIGFQLIERESA from the coding sequence GTGAGTACCAAAAAAACAACGCGACATGCCGCCGCCGCGCGCGCGCCAACGCTGGATGACGTCGCCCGGACGGCGGGGCTCTCTTCCATGACGGTCAGCCGTGCGCTCAACACCCCCACGCTGGTGCGCGCCAAAACCATTGAAAAGGTGCAGGAAGCGGTGCGCGCCACTGGGTATATTCCTAACGCACTGGCAGGCGGGCTGGCTTCCCGACGCAGTAAACTGATTGCCGTTGTGGTGCCGCAAATCAATAACAACATGTTTGTCGATACCATTCAGGCCATCAGCGATGAACTGGCGCGACGCGGGTATCACATGCTGCTTTGTGTAGCGGGATACACGCAGCAGGCCGAGGAAGAACTGGTGGCGACGCTGCTGTCGCGCCGTCCTGACGGCGTAGTGCTGACCGGAATCCATCACTCGCCTGCGCTCAAAAAAATCATTTTGAATGCCGCGGTTCCCGTGGTGGAAATCTGGGATCTCACGCCAACGCCGCTGGATATGCTGGTGGGGTTTTCACATGAAAAAGTCGGGCTGGCGATCGCAGAGTATATCCGCCGTAAAGGGTATCAGCGCCCAGGCCTGATCTGGACGGCGGACCCGCGCGCCGCGCGGCGCAAAACCGGTTTGTGCGAAGCGCTGTCCGGCTACGGCGTTCCCCAGCCGGCCTGCATCGACGCGCCCCTGCCGGCCACACTGGCATTTGGCCGGCAGGGGGTAAGCCAGTTGCTTGAGCAGAACCAACCTGATGTGGTCGTCTGCAGCTCGGACACGCTGGCGCAGGGCGCGATCATGGAAGCGGAAAGCCGCGGCCTGCGTGTTCCGCAGGATCTGGCGGTGATGGGGTTCGGCGATCTGGATTTTGCCGCCAGCAACCGGCCCGCCCTCACCACGGTCGGTATCGACAGACGGGAGATGGGCCGCCGGGCGGCGACTTTACTGGCGGACAGCATCGCCGGGGATGCGCACAACGACGCCATTGTCGACATCGGCTTTCAGCTTATCGAGCGGGAGTCGGCCTAG